Proteins co-encoded in one Xyrauchen texanus isolate HMW12.3.18 chromosome 19, RBS_HiC_50CHRs, whole genome shotgun sequence genomic window:
- the LOC127659962 gene encoding cytoplasmic polyadenylation element-binding protein 4 isoform X1, with amino-acid sequence MGDYGFGVLVKNNAANKSVFPVRIHPHLQHTVHHQTAPPSPPAFISNNNTTNGGSIGSTWLFPAVTTLSTMQDDILESETSKTEQESHEGQDKQALSPSGHQETPGNISELDNTMPEENQLENGTMENTNGKEGLRLESPALSGFDYQETSGIGTLTQSSSSSSSSLTGFSSWSTAIPPNASNLIEEVGFFNQATTTNNAPSPLLFQSFSHHTSTGFGSNFSHQMGPLSQHHPSPHPHFQHPHNQHRRSSPNPHPPPFSHRSAAFNQLPHLGNNLSKPPSPWGSYQSPSSTPSSTSWSPGGGYGGWGGSQGREYRRGLNGGVNPLNSISPLKKSFPNNQTPMQKYPRNNSSFNTKPWMEDAINRNDSIFPYQDRSRSFDGFSMHSLENSLIDIMRAEQDSLKARNYGRQRGHSSLFPMEDERHFGEDERSDQSLSGLGSPHSFPHQNGDRIERYSRKVFVGGLPPDIDEDEITASFRRFGHLFVDWPHKAESKSYFPPKGYAFLLFQDESSVQALIDACMEEDGKLYLCVSSPTIKDKPVQIRPWNLNDSDFVMDGSQPLDPRKTIFVGGVPRPLRAVELAMIMDRLYGGVCYAGIDTDPELKYPKGAGRVAFSNQQSYIAAISARFVQLQHGEIDKRVEVKPYVLDDQLCDECQGTRCGGKFAPFFCANVTCLQYYCEYCWAAIHSRAGREFHKPLVKEGGDRPRHISFRWN; translated from the exons ATGGGGGATTACGGCTTTGGAGTCCTGGTTAAAAACAACGCTGCAAACAAATCAGTTTTCCCAGTAAGAATTCATCCACACCTACAGCATACGGTCCACCACCAGACAGCTCCTCCAAGCCCCCCGGCTTTCATCAGTAACAACAACACTACCAATGGTGGAAGCATCGGGTCCACTTGGCTCTTCCCGGCTGTGACGACCCTTTCTAccatgcaagatgatattttggaGTCCGAGACATCCAAGACTGAGCAAGAGAGTCACGAAGGACAAGACAAGCAGGCACTCTCTCCATCAGGTCACCAAGAAACACCAGGAAACATATCAGAGTTGGACAACACCATGCCAGAGGAGAATCAGCTGGAAAACGGGACCATGGAGAACACTAATGGAAAGGAGGGTCTGCGGCTTGAATCTCCAGCATTATCAGGGTTTGACTATCAGGAGACGTCTGGCATTGGTACTTTAACCCAGTCCAGTAGCTCTTCCTCATCATCTCTTACTGGGTTTAGCAGCTGGTCCACTGCTATTCCCCCCAATGCCTCCAACTTGATAGAAGAAGTTGGCTTTTTCAATCAGGCTACTACTACTAACAATGCTCCTTCACCGCTGCTATTTCAAAGTTTCTCTCACCACACCAGTACAGGTTTTGGGAGTAATTTCTCCCACCAGATGGGGCCACTATCTCAGCACCATCCATCTCCTCATCCTCACTTCCAGCACCCTCATAATCAGCACCGCAGATCCTCACCCAACCCCCATCCACCGCCCTTCTCCCACCGCAGTGCTGCTTTCAACCAGCTTCCCCATTTGGGGAATAACCTTAGCAAGCCTCCTTCCCCTTGGGGAAGCTATCAAAGCCCCTCCTCAACCCCTTCTTCAACTTCTTGGAGCCCAGGTGGAGGGTATGGAGGCTGGGGAGGCTCTCAGGGCCGGGAGTATCGCAGGGGGCTGAATGGAGGTGTGAATCCCCTCAACTCTATCTCACCTTTAAAGAAGTCTTTCCCAAATAACCAGACCCCCATGCAGAAGTATCCCCGCAACAACTCCAGTTTCAACACTAAACCCTGGATGGAGGATGCCATTAATCGCAATGATAGCATCTTTCCATATCAG GATCGCAGTCGGTCCTTTGATGGCTTCAGCATGCACTCCCTTGAGAACTCGCTGATTGACATCATGAGAGCTGAGCAGGATTCCTTGAAAG CAAGGAATTATGGAAGGCAACGAG GTCACTCATCCTTGTTTCCCATGGAGGATGAGCGGCATTTTGGAGAGGATGAGCGATCTGATCAGAGCCTGAGTGGTCTGGGATCCCCACATAGTTTCCCTCACCAGAATGGTGATCGCATTGAGCGGTATTCTCGCAAAGTCTTTGTTGGTGGTCTACCTCCAGATATAGATGAAG atgagatAACTGCAAGTTTCCGACGCTTTGGACATCTGTTTGTGGACTGGCCACACAAAGCAGAAAGTAAATCTTACTTTCCACCAAAAG GGTATGCATTTCTGCTGTTCCAAGATGAGAGCTCTGTCCAGGCCCTGATTGATGCCTGTATGGAAGAGGATGGGAAGCTTTATCTTTGTGTCTCTAGTCCTACAATCAAAGACAAACCA GTACAGATACGACCCTGGAATCTAAATGACAGTGACTTTGTGATGGATGGCTCTCAGCCCCTTGACCCCAGGAAGACCATCTTTGTTGGGGGAGTTCCACGACCTCTAcgagctg TGGAGCTCGCAATGATTATGGACAGACTCTACGGTGGGGTGTGCTATGCTGGCATTGACACAGACCCTGAGCTGAAGTATCCTAAAGGGGCTGGACGGGTGGCCTTTTCCAATCAGCAGAGCTACATTGCTGCTATCAGTGCTCGCTTCGTACAACTGCAACATGGAGAGATCGATAAACGG GTGGAAGTGAAGCCATATGTACTGGATGACCAGCTGTGTGATGAGTGTCAGGGCACACGTTGTGGGGGCAAGTTTGCACCTTTCTTCTGTGCTAATGTCACCTGTCTCCAGTACTACTGTGAATACTGCTGGGCAGCCATTCACTCACGTGCTGGACGGGAGTTCCACAAGCCTCTAGTGAAGGAGGGAGGGGACCGGCCTCGTCACATCTCTTTCCGCTGGAACTGA
- the LOC127659962 gene encoding cytoplasmic polyadenylation element-binding protein 4 isoform X2 yields the protein MGDYGFGVLVKNNAANKSVFPVRIHPHLQHTVHHQTAPPSPPAFISNNNTTNGGSIGSTWLFPAVTTLSTMQDDILESETSKTEQESHEGQDKQALSPSGHQETPGNISELDNTMPEENQLENGTMENTNGKEGLRLESPALSGFDYQETSGIGTLTQSSSSSSSSLTGFSSWSTAIPPNASNLIEEVGFFNQATTTNNAPSPLLFQSFSHHTSTGFGSNFSHQMGPLSQHHPSPHPHFQHPHNQHRRSSPNPHPPPFSHRSAAFNQLPHLGNNLSKPPSPWGSYQSPSSTPSSTSWSPGGGYGGWGGSQGREYRRGLNGGVNPLNSISPLKKSFPNNQTPMQKYPRNNSSFNTKPWMEDAINRNDSIFPYQDRSRSFDGFSMHSLENSLIDIMRAEQDSLKGHSSLFPMEDERHFGEDERSDQSLSGLGSPHSFPHQNGDRIERYSRKVFVGGLPPDIDEDEITASFRRFGHLFVDWPHKAESKSYFPPKGYAFLLFQDESSVQALIDACMEEDGKLYLCVSSPTIKDKPVQIRPWNLNDSDFVMDGSQPLDPRKTIFVGGVPRPLRAVELAMIMDRLYGGVCYAGIDTDPELKYPKGAGRVAFSNQQSYIAAISARFVQLQHGEIDKRVEVKPYVLDDQLCDECQGTRCGGKFAPFFCANVTCLQYYCEYCWAAIHSRAGREFHKPLVKEGGDRPRHISFRWN from the exons ATGGGGGATTACGGCTTTGGAGTCCTGGTTAAAAACAACGCTGCAAACAAATCAGTTTTCCCAGTAAGAATTCATCCACACCTACAGCATACGGTCCACCACCAGACAGCTCCTCCAAGCCCCCCGGCTTTCATCAGTAACAACAACACTACCAATGGTGGAAGCATCGGGTCCACTTGGCTCTTCCCGGCTGTGACGACCCTTTCTAccatgcaagatgatattttggaGTCCGAGACATCCAAGACTGAGCAAGAGAGTCACGAAGGACAAGACAAGCAGGCACTCTCTCCATCAGGTCACCAAGAAACACCAGGAAACATATCAGAGTTGGACAACACCATGCCAGAGGAGAATCAGCTGGAAAACGGGACCATGGAGAACACTAATGGAAAGGAGGGTCTGCGGCTTGAATCTCCAGCATTATCAGGGTTTGACTATCAGGAGACGTCTGGCATTGGTACTTTAACCCAGTCCAGTAGCTCTTCCTCATCATCTCTTACTGGGTTTAGCAGCTGGTCCACTGCTATTCCCCCCAATGCCTCCAACTTGATAGAAGAAGTTGGCTTTTTCAATCAGGCTACTACTACTAACAATGCTCCTTCACCGCTGCTATTTCAAAGTTTCTCTCACCACACCAGTACAGGTTTTGGGAGTAATTTCTCCCACCAGATGGGGCCACTATCTCAGCACCATCCATCTCCTCATCCTCACTTCCAGCACCCTCATAATCAGCACCGCAGATCCTCACCCAACCCCCATCCACCGCCCTTCTCCCACCGCAGTGCTGCTTTCAACCAGCTTCCCCATTTGGGGAATAACCTTAGCAAGCCTCCTTCCCCTTGGGGAAGCTATCAAAGCCCCTCCTCAACCCCTTCTTCAACTTCTTGGAGCCCAGGTGGAGGGTATGGAGGCTGGGGAGGCTCTCAGGGCCGGGAGTATCGCAGGGGGCTGAATGGAGGTGTGAATCCCCTCAACTCTATCTCACCTTTAAAGAAGTCTTTCCCAAATAACCAGACCCCCATGCAGAAGTATCCCCGCAACAACTCCAGTTTCAACACTAAACCCTGGATGGAGGATGCCATTAATCGCAATGATAGCATCTTTCCATATCAG GATCGCAGTCGGTCCTTTGATGGCTTCAGCATGCACTCCCTTGAGAACTCGCTGATTGACATCATGAGAGCTGAGCAGGATTCCTTGAAAG GTCACTCATCCTTGTTTCCCATGGAGGATGAGCGGCATTTTGGAGAGGATGAGCGATCTGATCAGAGCCTGAGTGGTCTGGGATCCCCACATAGTTTCCCTCACCAGAATGGTGATCGCATTGAGCGGTATTCTCGCAAAGTCTTTGTTGGTGGTCTACCTCCAGATATAGATGAAG atgagatAACTGCAAGTTTCCGACGCTTTGGACATCTGTTTGTGGACTGGCCACACAAAGCAGAAAGTAAATCTTACTTTCCACCAAAAG GGTATGCATTTCTGCTGTTCCAAGATGAGAGCTCTGTCCAGGCCCTGATTGATGCCTGTATGGAAGAGGATGGGAAGCTTTATCTTTGTGTCTCTAGTCCTACAATCAAAGACAAACCA GTACAGATACGACCCTGGAATCTAAATGACAGTGACTTTGTGATGGATGGCTCTCAGCCCCTTGACCCCAGGAAGACCATCTTTGTTGGGGGAGTTCCACGACCTCTAcgagctg TGGAGCTCGCAATGATTATGGACAGACTCTACGGTGGGGTGTGCTATGCTGGCATTGACACAGACCCTGAGCTGAAGTATCCTAAAGGGGCTGGACGGGTGGCCTTTTCCAATCAGCAGAGCTACATTGCTGCTATCAGTGCTCGCTTCGTACAACTGCAACATGGAGAGATCGATAAACGG GTGGAAGTGAAGCCATATGTACTGGATGACCAGCTGTGTGATGAGTGTCAGGGCACACGTTGTGGGGGCAAGTTTGCACCTTTCTTCTGTGCTAATGTCACCTGTCTCCAGTACTACTGTGAATACTGCTGGGCAGCCATTCACTCACGTGCTGGACGGGAGTTCCACAAGCCTCTAGTGAAGGAGGGAGGGGACCGGCCTCGTCACATCTCTTTCCGCTGGAACTGA